The genomic region AAACCGGGCATCGGTCGATTGTGCCACTTGTAAAGCCGATGCCAAAGGAAAAGCGTTCTTGTCATTGGAATAAAACGATTCGAAGGTAAATCGATGGCCAAAGGGAAAATCAATCGATGCCGCTTTAGGGGGGGAAGACGCACGCGATGATGGAAAGTCATGGCCGACGAATCCGTATCGAATGGTAAAGCCTGGTCCGAGAATTTCACGCGCTTGGTTTTCAAATCGATTGCGTGGACCGGCATTGAACCAATGTTCAAAGTGTGGGTGTGGAAACTGGACAACAAGGGTGCTGTCGTCCTCAAGGTAAATATCGAGAGGATCAAACCAACTTTCCAGTTCGTGTTGCGAGATGGATTGTTTGAGAAATTTACGCAGATGTTCTTTCACGATATAATGCACAGGGGGTTAGGGTTGGAATATGAAGGTATTCGACGGGGAGAAACTACGGCAAAAGTGTATGCTCGCCAAGATGTCGTCTAGTCGTCGAAATTGCTTTTTTTTCAAAAATGGATGAAGCTGTCAGCCTTTTTCCACATGAAGACAACACGGGCCCGGCAAACCTGCGGAAGTTTTCCGCTTGGCACCGGCTGATCCGGTAAGGAAGTCTCTATGGCGCAGACATATCAAGTGAATAAAACGATACGTGAGATTAACGAGCGCATTCAAAAAGGCGAAGCCGTCGTCCTTAATGCTGAGGAAATGGTTGAAGCCGTGCGCAAAATGGGCAAAGTGGCCGCGGCCAAAGAAGTCGATGTCGTGACTACAGGTACATTTTCCGCCATGTGCTCTTCGGGGATGTTGTTCAATATCGGACAGGAACCGCCCACGATGAAGGTCTCGTCCATGTGGATTGGCGGTGTACCTGCTCATTGTGGGTTAGCAGCCGTAGACGCCTACGTAGGAGCCACTGAGCCTGCTCATGACGATCCATTGAACAAAGTGTATCCTGGTGCATTTAAATATGGCGGTGGCCATGTCATTGAAGACCTCATTCGCGGCAAGTCGATTCACTTGCGTTGCGAAGCCTATGGCACGGACTGCTATCCTCGAAAGTATCTTGAAAAAAATGTTACCCTGGCCGACCTGCCTCAGGCCATGTTGCTGAATCCGCGCAACGGCTACCAAAACTATAATTGTGCCGTCAATTTGACCAGTCGGATTGTCTATACCTACATGGGGCCGCTCAAGCCGAATTGCAAGAACGCCAATTATGCGACGGCCGGTCAGTTAAGTCCGCTCTTCAACGATCCCTATTTTCGAACCATCGGTCTCGGGACGAAGATATTCCTTGGAGGAGGCGTCGGCTACGTCTTGGGAGCCGGTACGCAACACGTGGAAAAACCACGCCGCAATGAACGCGGTATCCCGGAAAATCCCTCCGGAACGATCATGGTCAAGGGTGACATGAAAACGATGAACGCCCGGTATATACGCGGGCTCAGCATCGCCGGCTACGGATGTTCCCTTTGTGTTGGTCTGGGAATTCCCATCCCGATCCTCAATGAGGAACTCGCCTGGACAACAGGCTGCTCCGATGAGGACATCAGCATGCCGATTAAAGATTACGGCCATGATTATCCCAACGGCATTAATCGTGTTTTGGGGAGAGTAAGTCTGGCCGAACTCAAATCCGGTGAAATCATCGTGAGCGGCAAAAAAGTTCAAACGGTTCCCCTGACGAGCTACTCGATGTCGTTGGAAATTGCCGATACGCTCAAGAGCTGGATCGAAAAAGGTGAATTTTTGCTAACCGAACCGCAGGAAACCATCGTATCGCTGTAAACTGGACAATTGCGGAAGAAATGTATACATAACTCTTTTTTGATATACTGAAAGGGAGATCAATTATGGGAAGCCATAAAAAGATTGAGCGCAAAAAAGAACTTGATCGTCGCCGCAAACGCCGTGCAGAACGCATCAAAGAGCGCATCAAGCAAGCAAAGGCTCAGAAATAGTTTCTATTTCAGCCAGTTGGGGTGCAAGTAACAAACTTGTACCCCAAACTTTTTTTGAGCATATCTTCCGCATTTCTCTGCGGTTCTTTTCAAGATTCCCGTTTCTGGCGTGATTTCGTTATTCACCTATTTGACAATAAAAGATGTGCTGATTATTGGTTTGACTCCGACCGTTGATAGAGACTTGGTGCATCAAAAATTTTCAGTATACCTGAGAAAGACAAATCGGTCGAGTTTTTC from Desulfovibrio inopinatus DSM 10711 harbors:
- a CDS encoding homocysteine biosynthesis protein — translated: MAQTYQVNKTIREINERIQKGEAVVLNAEEMVEAVRKMGKVAAAKEVDVVTTGTFSAMCSSGMLFNIGQEPPTMKVSSMWIGGVPAHCGLAAVDAYVGATEPAHDDPLNKVYPGAFKYGGGHVIEDLIRGKSIHLRCEAYGTDCYPRKYLEKNVTLADLPQAMLLNPRNGYQNYNCAVNLTSRIVYTYMGPLKPNCKNANYATAGQLSPLFNDPYFRTIGLGTKIFLGGGVGYVLGAGTQHVEKPRRNERGIPENPSGTIMVKGDMKTMNARYIRGLSIAGYGCSLCVGLGIPIPILNEELAWTTGCSDEDISMPIKDYGHDYPNGINRVLGRVSLAELKSGEIIVSGKKVQTVPLTSYSMSLEIADTLKSWIEKGEFLLTEPQETIVSL